CTTGTCCAGGTCCTTCAAAGAGTACAACTTCATAATTCAAATCAGCAAAATAGGTGGCCATTGAATAAAATTCTTCAATAAAGGAATCAAATCCACCGTGTATAACAATGGTTCCTTTCTTCTCATTACCTCTTGGAGGTACTTTCATAGCTGGTAGCGATACATTACCATAAGGTACAGGAAAACGCTGAAAGGGCTCATCTTTAAATACTTGGTTGTAAAACATATCAATGAACTTATCGTACAACTTGATTTTGTCTGGATCTGATGGACTTGTAAAAAACTCCGCCGCCCTATAATAGAAGGTAGCATTCATCAGCCTTTTTTCCTTAAGAGCTTTCTCTGCTTGTCTTATCATCTCATCTTTCCAGTCATCAACTTTATTAATTCTACTTGCAGCATCAGCCATATCTTCTTTTCGTGTGTATCCCATTGAATACCATCTGTTCATCTGAAAGTCCATGATTTTAGTCTTATGAAACTCATGATAGCCTATAGGGAAGTTGAATTGTAACATATTCACCACTCCTTCAAATAGAATTTATTTTTTTGCTAAACCATTTTTCATAAAATCCACTAAGTAATTCATGCCATCCTCATAATTATCTGATTGACTCATGTCCGTCATTTCCACTACATGGGTGAATAAATACCCAATGAGATTTTGCACAAAACCTAATGGCAAATCTTCTCTGAAATCCCCTCTAACGTAAGCAACTTTTACTAATTGATTAATCTGATCGTTACTCTGAAAATCATGTTTTTTCATTGCTTTTTTGTAGATCTCATTACCTTTTTCCTTAATAAAACTTTCAGAAAACCGATTGATATCAGGATACTGGCAAGAAAACTCCATTCCTAACCGTATTTGTGTCTTAAATATTGTGAAGATATCTTTTGTGAAATCCTCTGGTTTCATAGTTTTAGCTAAGAATACCTTTTTCTTTTCAATTAATATATCTATCAAATTAAAGTATAAATCTTCTTTATTTTTAAAATGATAATAAAAAGAACCTTTACTCATATTAGCTTCTTTCAAAATATTATTTAATGATGCTTTATCGTAACCCTTATCAACAAACTCATTTAAGGCTGCATCCAATAAGGCCTGATCATGCTCAAAGGTCTTATCAAACTGATTGCCCATGTTCACCACCTCCTGGGGTTTGAATTACCATATCTTTTATGATTCCATTATAGACCATCCAGTCTAGACTGTCAAGTCTATAAACATATAACTTAATTTTACATCATTTGAACACTATAAAAAAGCACGACAACGGGTATCCGCTATCGTGCTTCTTGAATATTTTACTATTCTTCTTCTTTAACTTCTTGATTTGTCATAATCTCAACTGTAATTTCTTCTTTTAATGTTTCTAATTCTTGAGCCATAATTTCGTTCTTCTTTTCGGCAGTTAAACTCTCACTGATTTGCACCTTAGCATCCTCTAATGGCATAACAACTTCTTCTTGAAGATTTGTTACTTTGATTAAATGCCATCCGAATTGAGTTTTCACAGGTTCAGACACTTGACCTTCTTCAAGTTCAGCAGCCCCTGCTCTGAAATCAGCATCAAAACC
This window of the Vallitalea okinawensis genome carries:
- a CDS encoding TetR/AcrR family transcriptional regulator — translated: MGNQFDKTFEHDQALLDAALNEFVDKGYDKASLNNILKEANMSKGSFYYHFKNKEDLYFNLIDILIEKKKVFLAKTMKPEDFTKDIFTIFKTQIRLGMEFSCQYPDINRFSESFIKEKGNEIYKKAMKKHDFQSNDQINQLVKVAYVRGDFREDLPLGFVQNLIGYLFTHVVEMTDMSQSDNYEDGMNYLVDFMKNGLAKK